In Choloepus didactylus isolate mChoDid1 chromosome 18, mChoDid1.pri, whole genome shotgun sequence, a single genomic region encodes these proteins:
- the LOC119514794 gene encoding LOW QUALITY PROTEIN: centrosomal protein of 70 kDa-like (The sequence of the model RefSeq protein was modified relative to this genomic sequence to represent the inferred CDS: deleted 1 base in 1 codon) gives MCRATQTFFLPTSTSFDSTKETMSPAAPKAQESSESSDRLMTSKQQEEAEWESINVLLMTHGLKPLSLVKRTDLKDLVIFDKQSSQRMRQNLKTLVEDTARQQNMIRELIETNQRLKNELQLEQSRAADQEQQANDLEQIMESVRSKIGELEDESLNRVCQQQNKIKDLQKEHKALQAKCQHYKKRRMEQQDTIASLQKYVYTKEEEERIVTQNRVFACLCKRVPHTILDRQLLCLIDYYETKIRKFYKQRQYKEDESQSEEENNYRSLDASPSYKGLLISLQNQLEESKSKIDKLLSEKLNLQKDLETRPTQHELRLYKQQVKKLENALKKNIKLQEFISPKKAEDTEKKDEPSKDTQSQALIDQRYFQVNCFYLLESPFSERGPSWQHPIQAAILFYLILSLPYLLPHPYFCKAVWQEVVLCFIILFAPPSLLVLCYFWLLQSSQ, from the exons ATGTGTAGAGCAACTCAAACTTTTTTCTTGCCAACTTCTACTTCTTTTGATTCTACAAAAGAAACTATGTCTCCAGCAGCCCCTAAAGCCCAGGAGTCCAGTGAATCGTCAGACAGACTCATGACCAGTAAACAGCAGGAAGAAGCAGAATGGGAAAGCATAAATGTGCTGTTGATGACACATGGCTTAAAACCTTTGTCCCTAGTCAAAAGAACAGATCTAAAAGATCTCGTCATTTTTGACAAACAGTCATCACAAAGAATGAgacaaaatttgaaaacattggTGGAAGATACAGCACGTCAACAGAACATGATACGGGAACTCATAGAAACTAATCAGCGGCTTAAAAATGAACTTCAGCTAGAACAAAGCCGAGCAGCAGATCAGGAACAACAAGCTAATGACTTGGAACAAATTATGGAGAGTGTAAGATCCAAAATTGGTGAATTG GAGGATGAATCCCTAAATAGGGTTTGCcaacaacagaataaaataaaagatcttcAAAAGGAGCATAAAGCTTTACAGGCAAAATGCCAGCATTACAAGAAAAGACGAATGGAGCAACAAGATACTATTGCTTCTTTGCAAAAGTATGTCTatacaaaagaagaagaagaacgcATTGTCACTCAAAACAGAGTGTTTGCCTGTCTCTGCAAAAGAGTTCCTCATACCATCTTGGATAGACAGTTGCTTTGCTTGATTGATTATTATGaaactaaaattagaaaattttataaGCAAAGGCAATATAAAGAAGATGAAAGTCAGTCAGAAGAAGAAAACAACTATAGAAGTCTGGATGCCTCACCAAGTTATAAAGGCCTTCTCATATCATTACAGAATCAACTTGAGGAATCAAAATCCAAGATTGATAAACTTTTAAGTGAAAAGCTGAACCTCcaaaaagatttggaaaccagGCCCACACAGCATGAATTAAGACTTTATAAACaacaggtgaagaaactggagAACGCCCTTAAGAAAAACATCAAATTACAGGAGTTTATCAGCCCAAAAAAGGCTgaggacacagagaaaaaagatgaGCCCAGCAAAGATACTCAGTCACAGGCCCTAATCGACCAGAGATACTTTCAGGTCAATTGTTTTTATCTTCTGGAAAGCCCCTTTTCGGAAAGGGGTCCCTCCTGGCAACACCCAATacaggcagccattttattttacttaatcctAAGCCTACCCTATCTCTTGCCTCACCCATACTTCTGCAAAGCAGTGTGGCAAGAAGTTGTGCTctgtttcattattctttttgctcCACC